The region AAATCCAAAAGACTCATGGCATCCGCCTTGGATTTTGCGGAGAGAGTGATGAGCCCCAACGTCTGTAATTGATGGGAAAGAATTCTGAGATTGGTCGGATTATCGTCTACGATTAGGATCTTTTTGTTTTCCAAAGCGGGATTGATTTCCGGTTCGTTCGAGATCGCTTTCTGAGAACCTTCCACTTTGATGAGGAAGGAGAATGTCGTACCTTTTCTTGGTTCGCTTTCCATCCAAATTCTTCCCCCCATCATTTGGATCAATCGGGAAGAGATGGAAAGGCCTAGGCCCGTTCCGCCGTATTTTCTAGTCGAGGAATTGTCCGCCTGGTAAAACGGCTGGAATAGTTCGCTTTGTTTTTCCTTAGGAATTCCTATGCCGGTGTCTCTTATGGAAAAGAGTATGGTGTAATTGGAGTCGTCTTTTTCCCAAACTTCCGCAGAAAGAAAGATCTCTCCTTCTTCGGTGAATTTGATGGAATTTCCGATCAGATTGATCAATATCTGCTTTAATCTCAGATTGTCGCAGAAAATCGTCTCGGGAACGTTGGGGTCCAGATAATGGACCAGGTCGATCTTTTTCTGTGCGGCCTTGGAGCGAAACATATCCAAAGTCTCTTCGATGATTTCCAGCACGGAAAATTCTTTTATCTCCAAGCTCAATGTTCCGGATTCGATTTTAGAATAGTCCAAAATATCGTTGATGATGCTTAGAAGTCCTTCTCCGCTTTTCTGTATGATTTCCGCGTATTCCTTTTGTTCACCGGAAAGATTGGAGTCTATCAGAAGTTCCGTCATTCCGATAACTCCGTTCATTGGCGTACGGATCTCATGGCTCATCATAGCAAGAAAGTCCGACTTGGCGCGGTTGGCTCTCTCGGCTTCTTCCTTTGCTTTTTTCAGATCTTGCTCGTAGTTTTTGCGAACGGAAATATCCGTAAAAAGACCGCAAATAGCATAAATCTGTCCTTCCAAATCTTGGAGGGGAACTAATACGCATAGGTAAGTCCTTTCCTCTCCTCCGGAGGAGAGATCCAATTCGAAGTCGTAAGTACCTTCCTTGAAAAGGGATCTCGCGAGCATGCTCGATAGAAAGGAGCCTTTTTCCTCTCCGAAGACCGAGGCTAGATACATATTGGACTTTGAGGCGATATCGGAGAGGAACTTGATCGCAAAGACGCGATTGTGTAATAATACTTTACCGTCTATGTCCAACATTGCAAATGCGGAAGGCAGATTGTCCAAAATGGAGAAAAGCCGGGATTCGCTTTCGACCAATTTATCCGTGATTCTTTTCTTTTCCTCTATGTCCTTTTTCAATCTCTGAGTTGCGAAACCTACGATGATAAAGCACAGGACGACTAGAGCAAATAGAGAATAAGCGGTCCGAATCCCCTTTGCTGAGTTGGAAGAATTACGTTGCTTCAACAGTCGCAACTCTTCTTCTTCCATTTTGCCAAGTATCTCGGACAACTCGTCCATTTTATTCTTAGTATGAAAAGAGCGGGGATTCTTTTTAGCTTCCTGGACCAGAGAAATCAGTAATATTCCTCTTAAGGATTGTATTTGGTTGTCCTGAACCAATCCGGATAGACGTATGACCTCTCTTTCCAGGGTTTGCCAAGTGCTATCGGGCGCTTGGGTTTGTTTAAAATTATCGGTAGCTTCGATTTCACGAGTTAGATTCTTGCAATCGTCTATGCTTGCTATCACTTCGAAAGTATGTTCTACCCAGGTTCCGGATTGATTGAGAACGATAATCCAATAACCGCTTATGATACTAGCGATGACTAAGAGCAATGTAAGGGAAGAGAATCCCAATAACAATCTCCATTGCAGGAAACGAGTTTGATTTCTTAGTTTATCTAAAAAGGAAAGCTTCATGAGGTTGGATATTTCTTTCGAGTTGCGATAAATCGAAGATAGGGAATTCAGGAAATTCCCACCGAAATATTTACCTGGTTCCAAGAAGGGACACAACCTTTTTTCGGTAATTTCGAACCCGTCTCTTGACTTCGTCGGCGATAAAATGATTTTGGTAATCTAAGAATTCGTTTTTTCTGGAATCTTCCACGACCTTTCGGTAAAAATCTTGTACCAAGGAGACCTTCTTCCTATTATGAAAACCGTAGTTCACGAGATTTATCTTTCCGTTTCAGGGGAAGGGATTTCCACCGGGCTTCCCACGGTTTTTGTTCGGTTCGCGGGATGTTCCTTAAGATGCGGAATGGATGGAACTCGAAAGCTTTGGTGCGATACCCCCTATGCCTTATCCCATAAGGCGGGAACGGAAATGAGTTTGGAAGAGGTTTTGGCCCAGGTAGAAAGGCTCTCCTTAGCTCCTACTCAGGTATTGCTTACCGGTGGAGAGCCTTTGGAAAAATCTAATAGAGATTTTTCTCAAGCCTTGGCTACCGAACTATTCGAAAGAAGAAAGAAAATCGGGAAATTTACTAGAGTGAGAGTGGAGACGAACGGAGCCGAACCCATCCGAGGTTTGGAGCATATGATTTTTACTTTGGATTATAAGCTTCCCGGTTCCGGTATGGAATCCAAAATGATTTCGGAAAATTTGAACGATCTACGAGAGAAGGGCGATGATTTGGACGAGGTAAAGTTCGTGATTCGGGACAAAAATGATTTCGATCGTACCTTGGAAGTAGTGGATGCATTCTCTTTGAGCGGCGCGAATCTTCTAGTGTCTCCCGTATTCGGCGAGCTTTCTCCGGAAACCCTTGTGGATTGGATGAAGGAATCTTCCAGAATGGACCTTCGTCTCTCTCTTCAGACCCACAAATATGTGTGGGGAGAAAAACGCGGAGTTTGAGTTTGGAATCAACGCTACAGCTTAGTCTAGATTTCGATTCGAATCGATCCTCCGGATATCGGGGAGATTCCTGCTATCTTCGCAACGAACCCGAATTAGGAATCGGAAGAATAGAAAGTTCCGAAGGCGAGAAACTTACCGTATTATTTCCCAAATCCGGAACCAAACGTACCGTCTCCGAAAATTCCAATCAGCTCAAAGTCATAGGGCCTTATCCTACCGCATTCTCCCACCCTTCGGGAGATCCGGAACTCTTGGATCTAAGTCTCCAGGCTTTCGAGCTGAAGTTGACCCACGCTTACGACAAACTTTCTGCCTTATCCAATTCTAGAACGAGGCTTCTGCCTCACCAGATCGAGTCTACCTTTGTGGTAGTCAATTCCCTGCGACCTAGATTCATCCTGGCCGACGAGGTGGGACTCGGAAAGACCATCGAAGCCGCACTCGTTATGAAGGAGCTGATTTTCAGAAGAGGATACAAGAAGGTGTTGGTAGTCGCGCCTTCTCCCTTGCTTGTCCAATGGCAGCAGGAATTGAAGAATAAGTTCAACGAAGACTTCGAAATCGTAAAGAGAAGAAACTTCATCGCTTCCGGAGAAAAGAACTGGAAGAATTATAAACACGTCATCACCTCCGTGGATTTTATCAAGAATCCGAAATATGCGGAGGAAATTCTCAAGACGAAATGGGATATCGTAGTATTTGACGAGGCGCATAGATTGCGTAGGGATTATCATAAGGTGACCCGCGCCTATCTTTTCGCGGAAAAAATCGCGAAGAAGTGCGAATGTCTTCTTTTGCTTACCGCGACTCCGTTTCGCGGAAAATTGGAAGAGCTCTATTATCTGGTGCATTTAGTCGACCCAAATCTTCTCGGACCGTATCATACTTTCGTAAACGATTACGTTCTTGCCAATAAAAGCGATTTAAAGGAGAAGATCTCGAAGGTGCTCCTTCGTAGAAGGAAGGTCGAGGTCGGAGGATTTACAAAGAGATTCGCAAAAACCGTTAAGATAGAATTGTCTCCCGTAGAGAGGCAATTTTACGACGAAACCACGGAGTATGTTCGGAGAGAATACAATCTTGCGATGCGGACCCAAAACCGTGCCATCGGTTTCGTGATGATCGTATTCCAGAAGCTTTTGGATTCTTCCGTGTTTGCGTTACTCTCCGCTCTTTCCAAACGCAAGTTCATGTTGGAGAATAGGTTGCACCGTCTACAGTCCGTTGTGGGCAAGCTGGACGAATGGGATCTGGATGAAACGGAAGGAGTGGAGGACTTTCTATCCGATCTGGACGAATCCGCTCCCTCCGACTTGGCCAACCTGCGAAGGGAACTACTTTCCTTGAATCGGCTTATTCTTCTCGGAAAGAAAATCAAGGAAGATAGAAAGAGCCAAAAACTTAAGGACACGATTGCCAAGCTCAAGAAGGAAGGACATCCTAAATTCATTATCTTCACCCAATTCAGGAGTACTCAGGATTTTCTGGCATCCACTCTAAAGGATTATAAAGTCACTCTGTTCCACGGCTCCTTAAGTGCGGACGCTAAAGAGGATGCGATCGCAGAATTCCGAAATTCTTCCGAGATTCTTATTTGCACGGAAGCGGGGGGAGAAGGAAGAAACCTTCAATTCGCAAACGTTCTTTTCAATTACGATCTTCCTTGGAGCCCTTTGAAAATAGAGCAAAGAATCGGAAGGATCCATCGTTTCGGTCAGAAGGACAACGTATTCATTTTCAATTTCGCGTCCAAGGAGACGGTCGCGGAGAGAATCTTGGAAGTATTGACGAACAAGATCCGACTCTTCGAAGAATCAATAGGAAATTCGGACGAATTACTGGGAGCCATCGAGGACGAACTGGATTTCCATTCCAGCTTCATGCGTTTCGTTACTGGGAACAAGAAACTCAAGGAAGTGGAGGAGGAGATCGATCAGAGGATAAAGATCGCCAAAAAAGGATTTGAGAAACTGGGTTCTTTGGTCACCCCTAAGTTATTGGATTTTAATTTAGAAGATTATTATAAAACCACTCTGCAAGAGAGATCGTATACCAATCTGCATTTGGAAGAATTCTTCGTACGCTACACTCGAAAATGTAGGGACAGATTGGATTTCCGAATCAAATCCTTAAAACCCCAGGTCTACGAATTGGACGGAGGCAGATACAAGGGTAGGAAAGCCACCTTCGACTCGGAGAGGGCATTGGCCGACGATAGCATGGAATTTCTGGCGTTCGGACATCCCCTGATCGAAGAAGCAGTGCATTCTTTTTTAAAGGATCGTTCCGGATGGAGGATGGGCTTCTATGAATCCTCGGGCCATTCTATTTATTTCGTATTCTTGGTGGAGTTCAAATTCTCCTTGGATCGAAAGGAAATCTTCGTAGTGGAAGTGAATCGTAGAAGCGGTAACGCAAAAGTCCTGGATATGATTCCGGAAGGAGTCAGGGAAAATCTATCCTATTCTTCCGAGGAACAGATGCCAGACAATACCGAGAAATTTTTCGTGCTCGCCTGCGAAGCTTTAGAGTCCGTGGTAGAGGGTCGTAAAAAGGAACTTTACGAACAGACCAAGGATCTTTTTCAGAAGGAAGAATACAAGATTCGAAACAGCAATCAGAATACTCTTCGCCAATTGGAGGAGAAACTGATGCGACAAGAGGCGGCCTATAAATGGGAAGGCAAGCCTGAGAAAAAATCCGCCATGAATAGAACCAGAAACGAAATCCAGAAAGTCAAAGAAGACTTCGAGGTGGAGTTGAGAAAGGTGAAACTCGGAAAAGAGATCCACCATCGCTTCGAGTTGTTCCAGGCCTATTTTCCCGGAACCGCTTGAGATCCCAGTCCGTTTCCTGCTGGACACCCTCCCCCTTTCCAAGCTTTTGTTAAACTACTTCCGCCGAAACCTTCGGCGTTGGGAGAAGTTCTCGTGAAATTATCCTTGGATTGGATGAACGATTTCGTTCCTCTAAAAGATCTGCCGTTAGAGACCATCTTGCAAAAAATCGCCGCTTCGATATGCGAAGTAGACGGGGTGGAGGATTATTTTTCCCATCTGGATCATGTGGTCATCGTTCGTATCGAATCCTTGGAAAAGCACCCTCAGGCGGATAAGCTTCAGGTTGCTCAGGTGACCGACGGTAAAAATAAGATTCAGATCGTTTCCGGAGCGCCGAATTTGAAAGCGGGAGATCTGGTTCCGTTGGCTCTTCCCGGAGCGGAACTGGGAGGCAAGAAAATTCTAGAGTCCGAACTGCGAGGAGTAAAAAGCTCCGGAATGTTATGTTCCGAAAAAGAATTGGGTCTCTCGGAAGAAGACGCGGGAGTGATGGTTCTCACGAATGCGGAACCCGGTTTGATCCTTCGGGACTTTTTAGGTTTCCGGGATAGAATATTCGATATTGATAATAAATCCATCACTCATAGACCGGACCTTTGGAGCCATTTCGGTTTTGCACGAGAACTTGCCGCGCAGTTGGAATTACCGATCAAATTCCATCCGTTAGAGCAGGATTGGCAATTCGATAAGAATCTACCTTCTCCTAAGGTAAAAGAAACCGAGTACGCGCATTCTTATTATTCCGTTTCCATCGAAGGCATTTCTGCTCTTCCTTCCAACATTCTTATAAGCTCTCGTTTGAAAAAATGCGGGGTCCGAGTCATCAATAATATCGTGGACGTTTCCAATTACCTTCTTTTGGAAGCGGGACAACCGACTCACTTTTTCGACGCGGACCTGTTGAAATCCCAAGGCGGGGTAGATTTGGAAGTGGATTACGCTAAGAAGGGAGAATCTTTTCCGCTTTTGGACGAGACCAAACCGGAACTAGGTCCCGAAATATTAGTAATTCGTAATTCAGGAATTGGGGTAGCCATTGCAGGAGTCATGGGCGGATCCGAGACAGCAGTCGGCGACAAGACAAAATCCGTGATTTTGGAGTCCGCAGTTTTTGCTAGAGAATCCGTCCGAAAATCCATCCGTAAAACAGGAATCCGCTCCGAGTCTTCCGTTCGGTACGAAAAGGGTTTGGAGGCTACGACTACGATTCCTGTAATCAAAAGGGCCTTACAACTTCTGAAAGAGAACGGTTGTCCGAACGTATCCGCCAGTCTTCCCGCGGGATACATCCATACTGCTGACAAAAAGGTCTCGATCGAAGTCAGCTTGGATTTCTTGAACAAGAAACTCGGAACCGAAATCGATAAGGCCTTATCCGAAAAAATCCTGAAACAACTCTCTTTTACGACCGAATGGAAAGGGGATACGGTTTCGGTAACTGTACCTAAATACAGACATAACTACGATATCACCATTCCGGAAGATATAGTCGAGGAAATAGGAAGAACGATCGGATACGCTTCCATTCCGGTTCGACCTCTTACCTCGGATGTCAGACCTCCTGCACGAAATTTCTCACGGGAACTGGAACGTCTTCTGAAGAGATCCTTTTCCGCGATTCTGGGTTATAATGAGGTATTCAATTATTCTTACGCTTCTTTCCAGGATGTTTCCTTTCAGTCCGATTCCAAAGAAGCGGTCAAGATTCTAAACACGATGCCCGACGAGCAGGCCTATCTTAGGACTTCGCTTTATCCGTCCCTACTGAAGAATGTAAGATTGAATTCCGATCGATTCGAAAAGTTTCGTATTTTCGAGTTCGGAAGAACGTATAAGAAGGCGGCAGAACCCGATAACGAAGCGAAATGGTTCGCTTGGGCGGTTTCCACAGGTCGTAAGGCTGGAGAAAAGGATATCGGACTCTTGGAATCCGATTTTCTCGAGGTTCGTGGCGGAATAGAGCAGGTTCTTCGTCATTGGAATCTTAGAGAATTCGAATGGAAGATCTCTGAGGTTCCGTATTTCCATCCTAAGGCTTCCCTTTCCCTTATCGTAGACGGTAAAAAAATCGGGGAACTGGGATACGCTCATCCCGCTGTCCTGGATTCCTACGACGTCAAAAAGAGAACTATATTAGGAAAATTTGAATTTTCCGCTCTATTGGAAGTTTGGTCGGAGGAAAGAAACCGGAACTATTTCAAGGCCCCTTCTCATTTCCCTCAGACTGAAATCGATTTATCCATCGTTATGGATCATACCGAATCTTCTTCCGTATTTGCGGAATTAGCTGAAAAGGAAAAATTCCCGGAATTGGAAGACATTCGAGTGACCGTAGTCTTTACCGGTGGAAATCTCCCGGAAAATAAAAAATCAGTATCTTATCGGTTCCGTCTGCTCGGTAAGGATAAGAATTTAACCCAGGATAGAATCAAGGAGATCACGGATCGTTTGATTCAGATCGCAAATTCCTCAGGTTACCCTCTTAGATAGAATATGAAGATTCACGAAACTGCCTTCATTCATCCGGCGGCGACTGCTATGGGTCTTTTAGAAATGGGCCCGTATTCTTCTCTTTGGCCAGGTGCGGTCGCTAGAGCGGATATGAACGTGATCCGGCTCGGCGAGGGCGTGAATATCCAGGACAATACCACTCTGCATACGGATTCGACCGGGAGCATCGATATAGGAGATTATACTTTAGTCGGCCATAATGCGATGCTTCACGGATGCAGAATAGGCAGGGCATGTTTGATCGGAATCGGTGCTGTTGTTTTGGACGAGGCTGAAATCGGAGACGGAGCCATGATTCTCGCCGGATGTATGATTCGCGGCGGAAAGAAGATCCCTCCTCGAGCCATGGTCCTTCCCAAAAACGGCGACATAGTCATATACGAAAGAAAAGCCAAGCCGGAGATGAGCGTGGCAGGATGTTTGGAGTATATCCAACTGTCTAAACGTTTCCAAGAGAATCGATTCGGGCCCTTTACGAAAGAAGAAGAGGAACAATTCCTCAAAGAAGCCAAAATGATCGTTCAAAACTTCGGAATCTGATCGTATATCCGTTCGTAAGGCGAACCGACTAATACTTTCGCATTATCGCATATTATGCAATTATGATTTAAATGGCGTATGACGCTTGATATAAATCAAGTGCTTGTTCGGCGCCTTCATTCAGCTTTCACTATCCGTACCGGACCCTCTTTCTACTCTGAATCTGGAAGCAGACTGGAGGAAAAGATTTTGGTGCTAAACAATCAATCCATTCAGAAAATTCGAGGCATTTGGAAGACTTTCGACCTGGCTCTGGGAATACCGGAGATAGATAAACAGCATTTGTGGTTGATTGCGATTCTTGTGAACCTGGA is a window of Leptospira wolffii serovar Khorat str. Khorat-H2 DNA encoding:
- a CDS encoding 7-carboxy-7-deazaguanine synthase QueE; the encoded protein is MKTVVHEIYLSVSGEGISTGLPTVFVRFAGCSLRCGMDGTRKLWCDTPYALSHKAGTEMSLEEVLAQVERLSLAPTQVLLTGGEPLEKSNRDFSQALATELFERRKKIGKFTRVRVETNGAEPIRGLEHMIFTLDYKLPGSGMESKMISENLNDLREKGDDLDEVKFVIRDKNDFDRTLEVVDAFSLSGANLLVSPVFGELSPETLVDWMKESSRMDLRLSLQTHKYVWGEKRGV
- a CDS encoding SNF2-related protein, with translation MESTLQLSLDFDSNRSSGYRGDSCYLRNEPELGIGRIESSEGEKLTVLFPKSGTKRTVSENSNQLKVIGPYPTAFSHPSGDPELLDLSLQAFELKLTHAYDKLSALSNSRTRLLPHQIESTFVVVNSLRPRFILADEVGLGKTIEAALVMKELIFRRGYKKVLVVAPSPLLVQWQQELKNKFNEDFEIVKRRNFIASGEKNWKNYKHVITSVDFIKNPKYAEEILKTKWDIVVFDEAHRLRRDYHKVTRAYLFAEKIAKKCECLLLLTATPFRGKLEELYYLVHLVDPNLLGPYHTFVNDYVLANKSDLKEKISKVLLRRRKVEVGGFTKRFAKTVKIELSPVERQFYDETTEYVRREYNLAMRTQNRAIGFVMIVFQKLLDSSVFALLSALSKRKFMLENRLHRLQSVVGKLDEWDLDETEGVEDFLSDLDESAPSDLANLRRELLSLNRLILLGKKIKEDRKSQKLKDTIAKLKKEGHPKFIIFTQFRSTQDFLASTLKDYKVTLFHGSLSADAKEDAIAEFRNSSEILICTEAGGEGRNLQFANVLFNYDLPWSPLKIEQRIGRIHRFGQKDNVFIFNFASKETVAERILEVLTNKIRLFEESIGNSDELLGAIEDELDFHSSFMRFVTGNKKLKEVEEEIDQRIKIAKKGFEKLGSLVTPKLLDFNLEDYYKTTLQERSYTNLHLEEFFVRYTRKCRDRLDFRIKSLKPQVYELDGGRYKGRKATFDSERALADDSMEFLAFGHPLIEEAVHSFLKDRSGWRMGFYESSGHSIYFVFLVEFKFSLDRKEIFVVEVNRRSGNAKVLDMIPEGVRENLSYSSEEQMPDNTEKFFVLACEALESVVEGRKKELYEQTKDLFQKEEYKIRNSNQNTLRQLEEKLMRQEAAYKWEGKPEKKSAMNRTRNEIQKVKEDFEVELRKVKLGKEIHHRFELFQAYFPGTA
- the pheT gene encoding phenylalanine--tRNA ligase subunit beta, with product MKLSLDWMNDFVPLKDLPLETILQKIAASICEVDGVEDYFSHLDHVVIVRIESLEKHPQADKLQVAQVTDGKNKIQIVSGAPNLKAGDLVPLALPGAELGGKKILESELRGVKSSGMLCSEKELGLSEEDAGVMVLTNAEPGLILRDFLGFRDRIFDIDNKSITHRPDLWSHFGFARELAAQLELPIKFHPLEQDWQFDKNLPSPKVKETEYAHSYYSVSIEGISALPSNILISSRLKKCGVRVINNIVDVSNYLLLEAGQPTHFFDADLLKSQGGVDLEVDYAKKGESFPLLDETKPELGPEILVIRNSGIGVAIAGVMGGSETAVGDKTKSVILESAVFARESVRKSIRKTGIRSESSVRYEKGLEATTTIPVIKRALQLLKENGCPNVSASLPAGYIHTADKKVSIEVSLDFLNKKLGTEIDKALSEKILKQLSFTTEWKGDTVSVTVPKYRHNYDITIPEDIVEEIGRTIGYASIPVRPLTSDVRPPARNFSRELERLLKRSFSAILGYNEVFNYSYASFQDVSFQSDSKEAVKILNTMPDEQAYLRTSLYPSLLKNVRLNSDRFEKFRIFEFGRTYKKAAEPDNEAKWFAWAVSTGRKAGEKDIGLLESDFLEVRGGIEQVLRHWNLREFEWKISEVPYFHPKASLSLIVDGKKIGELGYAHPAVLDSYDVKKRTILGKFEFSALLEVWSEERNRNYFKAPSHFPQTEIDLSIVMDHTESSSVFAELAEKEKFPELEDIRVTVVFTGGNLPENKKSVSYRFRLLGKDKNLTQDRIKEITDRLIQIANSSGYPLR
- a CDS encoding response regulator, whose protein sequence is MKLSFLDKLRNQTRFLQWRLLLGFSSLTLLLVIASIISGYWIIVLNQSGTWVEHTFEVIASIDDCKNLTREIEATDNFKQTQAPDSTWQTLEREVIRLSGLVQDNQIQSLRGILLISLVQEAKKNPRSFHTKNKMDELSEILGKMEEEELRLLKQRNSSNSAKGIRTAYSLFALVVLCFIIVGFATQRLKKDIEEKKRITDKLVESESRLFSILDNLPSAFAMLDIDGKVLLHNRVFAIKFLSDIASKSNMYLASVFGEEKGSFLSSMLARSLFKEGTYDFELDLSSGGEERTYLCVLVPLQDLEGQIYAICGLFTDISVRKNYEQDLKKAKEEAERANRAKSDFLAMMSHEIRTPMNGVIGMTELLIDSNLSGEQKEYAEIIQKSGEGLLSIINDILDYSKIESGTLSLEIKEFSVLEIIEETLDMFRSKAAQKKIDLVHYLDPNVPETIFCDNLRLKQILINLIGNSIKFTEEGEIFLSAEVWEKDDSNYTILFSIRDTGIGIPKEKQSELFQPFYQADNSSTRKYGGTGLGLSISSRLIQMMGGRIWMESEPRKGTTFSFLIKVEGSQKAISNEPEINPALENKKILIVDDNPTNLRILSHQLQTLGLITLSAKSKADAMSLLDLGMIPDMGILDYNIPDSSGIEIAKAIRKGHFHFPIVLLSSSFLDPEEKETSSGLFAGEISKPVKKKEIERIVTEILAQEASKTKANTFNSYLASQKNQLSGQFPFHILIAEDNEINQTLAKRIIQKLGYEPTIVPNGKEVLTRLREQKIDLIFMDVHMPEMDGLQATQLVRSTWPIEEQPYIIAMTAAAMQGDRDLCLRAGMNDYISKPIVFEELVHVMRKAGQTLFPGSKA
- a CDS encoding gamma carbonic anhydrase family protein, whose amino-acid sequence is MKIHETAFIHPAATAMGLLEMGPYSSLWPGAVARADMNVIRLGEGVNIQDNTTLHTDSTGSIDIGDYTLVGHNAMLHGCRIGRACLIGIGAVVLDEAEIGDGAMILAGCMIRGGKKIPPRAMVLPKNGDIVIYERKAKPEMSVAGCLEYIQLSKRFQENRFGPFTKEEEEQFLKEAKMIVQNFGI